The Clostridium beijerinckii genomic sequence AAGTTCCTTTGTAAATAACCTACTTAAATATTCTGGAGTTATATTCATTCCACTTGCTATTTCCTCAAGAGAAATTTTATCGCTATAATACTCTTTTATATAATTTATAGCTTTTCTTACAATCAATGAATTTACTTTAGTTCCCTCATCATTTCTTTCACACATCTTACGGATTACATAATTTAGCCGTTCTTTTAACTCATCAAATGTAAAACTATTCTTAATTGAATCTAAAACGCCTTCATTATTAAACTCAGTGTAAAGATTGCTATTATAGCTTTTAGACGCAGTTAAAATTGAAAAAATATACTTGCTGCTAACATCTATTATCTCGCATGGGTCGTAGATGTTTTCTTTCAAATATGATATAAATCTTTTATTAATATCAGCTAACTTTTTCTGATCATTGTTTTTTATGGCCCTTACCACTTCCTTTTCAATCTCTCTTGGATAATTACAACGATTTATTTTTAATTTAGATATTAGTTCTTCATAGATCACTTCATTATTTCCAAATGAAATAGGCCATCGAGACAATCCTTGTAGCCTTTTAAATGAACTTTTAATTTCAGATAGTTCATCTAGATTAATAATACTAATAGTAGTATTTAAGAATCCCTTCTGCCTAAGTGAAAATAATATCTTATGCTTTAGCATTTTTATAAATTCCAAGTAAGGTGTTTTAGTAATTACCAAAATAGGTAAATAACTGTACTCTTTTAAGATAGAGTAATAGAAATTTACGATATTGTAATTCTTCATAGCTTCATAAATCTCTTTTATTATAAGTTCAACCTTATTTTCGTATTTATCTCTAAGATGCAAATTAACAACATATATATTTTCATTTTGCTTTACTTTACTTTCAATTATTTTGTAAAAATGCTCTAAATTTTGTCCTTTATTTAGTAGTACTTGTCCTAATATTTCTTCCTTAAGTATACCTTCTTCTAAAAGTGCATCTTTTTCCTTACTTAAATTAAGCTTTTTTTCAATATCCTCCATGGTATTTTTTAAAGCAGTATAAGTTATAGGTTTCAATAAGTATTCATTCACTCCAAGTTTTATACCTTTTTGTGCATACTTAAAATCTGAATATCCACTAAGTATAATAATATATGGATTTTGACCACAATCTTTAATTTTTTGGAGCATATCTAATCCATTTATTTTCGGCATTTCAATATCAGTAAAAATAAGATCTGGCTTATACTCTTTAGCCAAAAGTAACCCTTGCTCTCCATCAGATGCTTTTCCACAAACGATGTAATTTTTATTAATCTTTCCTAATAAGTTCCCCAGTCCTTCTCTGGCATTAATTTCATCTTCTACAATTAAAATTTTCATGAATATCCCCCTTAAAATATCAATGAAATAATCAAAGTTATTGTAGTTCCTTGTCCTTTAGCACTTTCAATACTAAACTTAGCATCTTCACCATAATAAATCTTTATCCTGTCATATACATTTTTTATACCTATATTTTCATCTTCATCTTTTCCTGATTTCATATTACTTATTATTTCTTGAAGATCTCTATCTTCTATACCCAACCCATTATCTTTTACTACGATTTTTGCATAATTATTTTCAAATCTATTTATGCTAACTTTCAATATTCTTTCACTATCATATCCTTTAAATCCATGGATAATTGAATTTTCAATTAAGGGTTGTAATATTAATTTATGAATTCTAGCCCCTAAGACATTTTCATCTACATCTAAATCCAATACGAAGCTATTATTAAATCTAAGCTGCTGCAAACATACATATTTCTTCAACCATTCAACTTCATCATAAATAGTAACTTCCTTATTAATATCGCCTATGCTATATCTTAGTATTTGCGCAAAATTTCCAATAGTATCACTAACTTCATAATTCTCATTTTTAATTGCCATCCAGTTTATACAATCTAAAGTATTATACAAAAAGTGAGGATTAATTTGAGCAACAATTGCCTTTATCTCAGCTTCTCGTCTTTTATTTGATAATTCAACAATAAAATTACTTTGATCTTTTATGTCCCTTATCAAGATATTTATTGTAGACAACATTTCATTAAATTCGTCTCCTATAAATGACATTTCATCTTCTGTGCTTAGCTTTATTTTTACATTGAAATTTCCTTTCTTAGCTTCCTTCATTCCACTGACAATAATTTTAACTGACTCATATAATTTATTTGAGAATATTATAATAACTATTGTTAAGATTATAAGTATCAATCCTAAAAATACAAAAGTTAAATTTCTTAATAACTTAACTTCATAAAATAAATTATCTTTATCAACAACATTAATTACTTTCCAGCCAACACCTATCTATAGGAATACTGCTAACAGATATATTTCTATTCTTAAAACTCGGTATTGAATATATTAATTGATTTAGTGTTTCCATATTATCCATATCATTAATCTCACTGCTAGAATAATCTTTTACATATGTCCCAATATACTTCTTATCTTGAAATGATATAACTCTCCCATCATTATCAACTATTACAGAGCACATATTAAGCTTGTCTTCCTCAAAATCTTCCTTATCCATCTCAACATTGCAAACATCAAATAGAATTTGTTCATCAAAACTCATAATAATTATGCCGATTTCACTTTTAGTTCTGATATCTCTAACTTTTAGTCCTATGTGAAACATATACTCAGATTTTCCATGAATAAAGCTATTACAAGTTGTAGGTAATATTACAGGAGTATTACTATTTAAGATTTCAGAATAAATTTTACTTTTGTCAGAATTACTATATTCTTCCCATATTCTATTGTTAATTCCCTGATTACCTTTATCATAATATACATTTCTTCCATTATTCCCAACAAAGGTTATAGCTCTAATTTGATTTCTTGAATAAGAATAAGACCCAAAGGCATCTCTGATTTTATTAATAGAAGCTGCCTTTTCAAACTCATTTCCGTCGTTAAACTTTTTCTCTAATTCCAAGCAATCATTATCTGCTGCAATCCTGTATAAAATATCCTTATAATAATTCATATCAGTTTCTATGTTAGTTTTTATGTAAAATAAATTCCTATCCGTAAGATTTGTAATCTTCTTTTCGAGATAATGTTGTGACAGCTTATATAAAAAAACTTGACTAAGAACCATTGGTATAATTGAAATAATTATAAATATGCTTAACAATTTTGCTTTTATACTATAACGTTTCCAATTCAAAAAATATCTAATTGTATTCGTAGCATTGTTAAAAAATTTCATTATTTATAATTCACCACTCTTTAGACACATGAAAATAAATAGCAAGTCCAAAGTTTCTTTGAATTCTTTTCCTTAGACAAGGCGAGGCGATATATTACCCTCATGGTACCCATCTATTGGGAGAATTTGTAAATGTAGCATGATGGAACATAGGCTTACAAATGGTCTTCTTATTTATTTAATTGTGTCTCATTATTTTAACTTAATACTTACATTATATTCCATTATTTTACTATCAATCAACCGTACAACTTAAAATTCTTCTCATAAAAAGTTAAAAATATAAGAAAGTAACACTGTAACTTCTTATATTCTTAATTTTTTTCCTTTTTTAATTGTAAAAAAGGTTTATTGGAATCAGTTTAACTTTCTTACTTCTTTCAAATTTATTTTTTTAGCTATATATAAGTTATGGAAAGCTTAATTCATTAATGCTTCCCCTAATTTATCAGATACAAATACTGCTGTAGAAAAGGTGGTATTTAAAAAAGAACAAAAGCAAAACTGCTAGTTACTTAACAAAAATTTCGTAACTAGCATTCTTATTTAGCTTATTAAAGATAATCATTTAACTTTTGGTGGGGTTACCTCATCAAAACTTCCAATAACAAAATATGAAGCCTGAGCCTGCACAAGGATCTTCTCATGCTCATCAAATATTTTGCATGTACATCTCATTATATTTTCACCATCGCTGACAACCTTACCCACTGCCGTAATTGTGCTTCCTGCATTTACGTTTTTTATATAGCTAATACTTAAATCCGTAGTTACTATACGCTTTCCTAGAGTTGTGCAAGAAACTCCCATTACAACATCTGCAATTGAAGCCAAGGTTCCTCCGTGTATGTATCCATATATATTACAATGCCTATCTATAATTTTCATTTCGTATATAACTTTTCCCTCTATGACTTCAACAATTTGAGGATCAAGAAAATTTTCAAGTATAGATTTATTATAATTTTCCTCTAAATAACTTTTTAACCAAACAAGATGTTCTTTCGACATAATAACTCCTCCTTCACTTCCACGCATTACTTAAAATATCTTTCTTAATAACCTTTAAATCGATTATTAGTTTTACCTTTCTTTTACGCAAATATATATTATTTTCACTCAATCTTGTATTAGATATAGAATTATTATAGCAAACAAATTAAATATCTCCTAACTTTACAGCTAATTCCTCGTATTAAGATACAATGTAGTTTATATTATTTAGCTTACACAAAAATCCAAGTTGAATATAATTTGGATTTTTATTGATTTTTATAAAAATATTATATAAAATGAATTAGTAGACTAATTGATAACAATATTCAATTAATAATCAAGAGGTGAATGATTTGAATATAGAAAAAACAAACTACTTTTTATATATAATTTTATAGCCATAATTAATTTTACTTTCAATACTACGGCTTTTGCTGCAGTAAAAAACAGTATAAGCGAAGACGCCCCTTTATACACTTTCATAAATTTTACTAGCTATATTTATAATAATTACAAAACTTTCATATTCATTATTTTAGGTATTATTTGTATATCATTATTAGATGCTTTTTACTGCCTTGTCATAAAAGCAAGGGAACAGTCAAAATATTTAAAAGACTTAGATTTAGAACGCGAAAGATATTTTATAGTTGTTGAACAATTAAATGATATTATATTTGATTTTGACATAACTGAGAAAAAAATCTTAAGTTCCTCTAAGTTTGAAGAAACCTTTGGATGGACATTAAATATTCAAGATTATAATAAAGGTTTTTTAAATGAATTGAAAATACATCCTGATGATAAGATATTAATTAATAAAATCACCGATGACATGAAAGCTTTAAACAAACAGTCAATTATAAAAGAAATCCGACTAATGAAGAGTAATGGGGACTATCTTTGGTGTGAGCTAAAACTAAACTATATACAAAGAGAGAATAAGATTGTCAGAGTGATAGGCAAAATTACTGATATCGATCATATCGTAAAAGAACATTCTCTGCTAAAGCTAAGATCTGAATATGATCAGCTCACACAAATATATAATAAATCTACATTCTATGAAAAAGTTAAAAATTATATTATAGATAACAAAAATGATAACTGTATGCTGATTTTTATAGATTTAGATAATTTTAAATCTATAAATGATAATTTAGGACATATGGTTGGTGATGAAGTGCTAAAGGATACCGCAAATAAAATTTGTGACGTCTTTAACGGTACAGATGTTATTATTTCACGGTTTGGCGGAGATGAATTTTGTGTATTTAAACCAAGTCATTCTATTTCATTTATAAAAGATAAAATTAGTATTTTATGCAATAATCTTAATGCTACATATATTGGCAATAATACTGAAATAACTGTATCTGCGAGCATCGGTGTTGCCTTTTACCCTAAACATGGAGATACTTTAGAATCTTTAATTCATAAATCAGATATAGCATTATACAGTTCTAAAGAAAATGGAAAAAATCAATTTACCATATACAACAAAAATCTTGAAATTGAATGTTGAATTAAATCTAAAATTAAGAAATCCTCGAAATTACTATCGAGGATTTCTTAATTTTTAGTTTGAAACAAAGAATAAACATACTTTTATCAAACCCTATATACCTAAAATACCTATTGAGTATCCTATAACTCCAAATATCATTAAACCAACCATACATATAAGAGGAGATACTTTTTTCTGGAGTAACCAATAAATCAGAAAAGTCAGCATCAATGGTAGTATATTAGGCATTATGTTATCTAACTGCTCCTGAATTGTATAGGATGTTAATGAACTTCCTTGCGTTAAAGTATAAAGGACGAATGGTACTTTTATTATAGTCCACTTTGCAACTAATCCTCCTATTACAGTATAAGTAAGTACTACTAAGGCACTTCTATACTTTGGCACCGCACCTTTAAGTTTATTAATTATACTCGTTCCTTCTCTATAAGCTATCATAAGTCCATTATATCGTATTATTAATCTCACAATATTAATCATTATAAAAAATAAGATTGGCCCTGCGACATTTCCACTAAGTGATATTCCGGCACATACCGCTGCTATTACAGGTCTTATAATTCCCCATATAATTGGATCTCCTATACCTGCAAGCGGCCCGGCTAGTGCTATTTTAATCTGAACTATTCCTGATTGATCTACTTTTTCCTGCATACTTTCTTCAACTGCAATATTAGCTCCAAGTATTACATTTGAAATAAATGGCTGGCAATTAAAGTACTCTAAGTGAACCTTTACAGCTTTTTGTAACTCCTCCTTGGTTCTATATAGTTTTTTTAGAATAGGCATCATGCAATAACAATAACAAAGATTTTGAAGCCGTTCATAGTTCCAAGATATTTGATAAAATTGACTTCTCCAAAAAACTCTCATTAAATCCTTTTTAGTAACTTTAACTTTTATGATGTTTTCTTCATTTTCAATAAATTGCTCTCTCTTTGTTCTAGTCTTATTACTTGCTTTTTCAATCATATTTGAAATTTGTAAATATATTAGTGCTAAGCTAATTCCCATAAAAGTTAATCCAACTAAGGTCATCTGAGAAAATGTCATTACTAAAAATCCCATTAAGAAAAATGCAATCATTTCTTTTACATTTAAAATTCTAAGAATCATTGCATATCCAACTACAACTAAAAAGCCACTAGACACCTGAAGTCCTTTAGTTATTGCCTCTGGAACATAATTTAAAATACTATTCAATATATTTGCATCAGCAAATAATGCAACTAACATTGCTGGAATAGCCATCCTTAAAGCACTTGGAATGGCTGTTATAAAATGTGCTGCTGTCACCTTCCAAAGCTCACCCTTATCTACACCCTTTTCTGCCCAATGCATTATACCAACATCTATAGTTCCTTTTTGCAGTATAAAAAGCATTTGTCCTACAACAGCTAATGGAATTGCAATCCCTATTGCTACTCCTATACTTTGTTTTCCAAGCACACAAAGTATGACTGCCACTATGGAAGATAAAGTTGAATCTGGTGGAGTTGCAACCCCAATAGTCATCCACCCAAGAGCAATTAATTCTACCTGGGCTCCAATTATAACTCCTGTCTTTATATCTCCTAAAGCGATTCCAATAAGTGTAGCTGTAACTAAGGGTCTGTGAGTTTGAAATTCCTCTGAAGCAGATCCAATACCACATATTGAAGCAAATAAAAATATAAGTAAGGCTTGTGTTAATGACATTATTACCTTCTCCTTGCTTTTAGAGTATTTAAAAAATCTGTCTTCTTATCTGTTGGTAGAATTCTTATCTCTATTTCCACCCCAGAATCTGAAATTTTCTTCAATGCCTCTATCTCCTTATCATCTAAATAAAGATTAGTATTTATTTTTTCTTTATCTTTCTTAAATGACATTCCGCCTAAGTTTAGACTTTTTATCTTACCTCCACCTTCTATAAACTTAAGAACTTCAAAAGGATTTCCAAAGATCATTATTACATCTTCATATTCACATTCCTCTTCATATAGTTCTAAAGCCTTTAAAGTATCACAAAATATTATTTTTATATCTTCAGGAACGGATAATTCTATAAAAGTTTTTCTTATATCATTTTCTGCAACTTCTTTATTAACAACTATTATTTCCGTCACATCTTCATAAGTGCACCAATTATTTATTAATTGACCATGTACCAGCCTATCATCTAATCTAACTATTTTTAGCACTATACCGCTCCTTTCGCTTTACTTTTGTATATCATTGTAACGCTGCCTTATATTAATTACACCGTTTTGACCAAAATGTTCAGCTAAAGAAGATATTTTCTCTAAATCCTGAACCATATATGGTATTATTTCTAAAATCATTGGCATATTCATACCTGTAATTATATTTACGTTTTTTCTGTCCATAAATAAGCACGCCGCATTATATGGTGTCCCGCCTAAGATGTCTACAAGTATTAAAACTTCATCCACATTTAGCTCTTCAATAGTCCTATCTATCTTATCTTTAAGACTTTCTATACTTTTATCTACTTCAAGACAGATAGTTCTTATTTTTTCCTGCTTACCATATATCATCTCAACTGAATTTATTAGTGCTTTTGCATAGCTTCCATGTGAAATTGCTATTATACCAACCATTTTAATACACCTCAAGATATGTTTATTAATTATCTTTTATATATTACCACACCTTGTGCTACTTTGTTAACTATTCCTGACTCACAAATTAAATCTGTCTTGGAACCTCTTCTAATAGCATTAAGTATTGCAAAACTTTGAAGATATAGTGAATACTGAAATACTATATGACTATCATCTTTATGCTTAAAATTATTTTTGTTGAAGTAGAAATAATAATCACAGTGTTTATCTATTTCTTCATCATAATCCATAGAAATAGCAGCTATAGTACTATTTATTTTATCACTATAACATTCCTTTAAAACATCTAACTCGTATTTTATACTGTGAGAATCATTGCTAAAGAAAAATGATATTAAACACTTTGAATTCATTGTAAGCTTTGGACCATGTCTAAATTCTAACATTGAGTGGAATTCTGTACGTTGAAGCCCCGTTGATAATTCACTTATCTTTAAACACATTTCCGATGCTAATGGATTTAAAGCTCCAGTTCCAAGTGCTGCTACTGTATCATATATTTTATTACTTATAGCATGAGCTTTATAAATATCTTCTTTTAAAAACCTGCCAGCATCTTCAATAATATTTTTAAACATATCTTCATAATAATCATAATTATTAATGTCAAAAATCAAAAGAAGGTACTCTATAAGAAGTGTGAATTCCCCCGTTGCTGCAATACTCTTATCCTTAGTCCTTGGAGGAATAGGAATATATAAACTATTTTTATCTTCTCCATATTTACTTATAATTTCCCCTTTTCCATTACAAATTATAAGAAGTTGATATAATTCAATTCCTTTTTTCTTGAAAATTTCAACTGCTTCTAAACCCTCAATTGTATTTCCTGATCCTCCTAATGATACTAAAAGCACTGGTGAATTATCCAAAATATAACTATCTTCATTTTCTATGAGAGTTGTTGAAGCTATTGATATAACTTCCTTTTTAGTAATTCTTCTTAAATAATTTTCTGTTATTGCAGCTGCTTTTGCAGAGCTTCCAGCTCCAACTAGGTATATTTTAAGTCCTTCTACTTCTTCTATCTTATTTAGAAAAGCTCTTATTTTGTCTGTATTCCTTTTTATTGTTTCTATTCCCTCTTCCCATAATTCTAACTGTCTTTCCATTTCTAAAGCTGTATGATATCCATCAATTCTCTTTAATTCATCTTCCTGTATTCCTAAAATTCTCATTAATAATCACTCCTTAATACTAATCCTCATCTCTATAAAATGGGACTGCTACACAATCTATTTCACTAGATTTTGTAACAGTCATCATTCTAAAGTTCTTAATTCTTCTTTATTAGTTTATATCCCATCATCCATAGACGAGTTATCATTATATGTTGAATTTGTTGTATTAACTTTTATAAATCTTACTGCTGTATCCTTAGTAGCATTTACAACACTATCTGCTAATTCAGCAATTCCCATAGAATCTTTAAGTAAAATTGCTTCTAGTATTGCACCTATAT encodes the following:
- a CDS encoding response regulator transcription factor; translation: MKILIVEDEINAREGLGNLLGKINKNYIVCGKASDGEQGLLLAKEYKPDLIFTDIEMPKINGLDMLQKIKDCGQNPYIIILSGYSDFKYAQKGIKLGVNEYLLKPITYTALKNTMEDIEKKLNLSKEKDALLEEGILKEEILGQVLLNKGQNLEHFYKIIESKVKQNENIYVVNLHLRDKYENKVELIIKEIYEAMKNYNIVNFYYSILKEYSYLPILVITKTPYLEFIKMLKHKILFSLRQKGFLNTTISIINLDELSEIKSSFKRLQGLSRWPISFGNNEVIYEELISKLKINRCNYPREIEKEVVRAIKNNDQKKLADINKRFISYLKENIYDPCEIIDVSSKYIFSILTASKSYNSNLYTEFNNEGVLDSIKNSFTFDELKERLNYVIRKMCERNDEGTKVNSLIVRKAINYIKEYYSDKISLEEIASGMNITPEYLSRLFTKELGKSFSDYLKEFRIHKAKELLGSNKLKIYEIAEKVGYSDSKYFCKVFKESTGMSPKEYMKFY
- a CDS encoding sensor histidine kinase, with the protein product MKEAKKGNFNVKIKLSTEDEMSFIGDEFNEMLSTINILIRDIKDQSNFIVELSNKRREAEIKAIVAQINPHFLYNTLDCINWMAIKNENYEVSDTIGNFAQILRYSIGDINKEVTIYDEVEWLKKYVCLQQLRFNNSFVLDLDVDENVLGARIHKLILQPLIENSIIHGFKGYDSERILKVSINRFENNYAKIVVKDNGLGIEDRDLQEIISNMKSGKDEDENIGIKNVYDRIKIYYGEDAKFSIESAKGQGTTITLIISLIF
- a CDS encoding cache domain-containing protein, which produces MKFFNNATNTIRYFLNWKRYSIKAKLLSIFIIISIIPMVLSQVFLYKLSQHYLEKKITNLTDRNLFYIKTNIETDMNYYKDILYRIAADNDCLELEKKFNDGNEFEKAASINKIRDAFGSYSYSRNQIRAITFVGNNGRNVYYDKGNQGINNRIWEEYSNSDKSKIYSEILNSNTPVILPTTCNSFIHGKSEYMFHIGLKVRDIRTKSEIGIIIMSFDEQILFDVCNVEMDKEDFEEDKLNMCSVIVDNDGRVISFQDKKYIGTYVKDYSSSEINDMDNMETLNQLIYSIPSFKNRNISVSSIPIDRCWLESN
- a CDS encoding PaaI family thioesterase, with the translated sequence MRGSEGGVIMSKEHLVWLKSYLEENYNKSILENFLDPQIVEVIEGKVIYEMKIIDRHCNIYGYIHGGTLASIADVVMGVSCTTLGKRIVTTDLSISYIKNVNAGSTITAVGKVVSDGENIMRCTCKIFDEHEKILVQAQASYFVIGSFDEVTPPKVK
- a CDS encoding sensor domain-containing diguanylate cyclase, whose translation is MQDYNKGFLNELKIHPDDKILINKITDDMKALNKQSIIKEIRLMKSNGDYLWCELKLNYIQRENKIVRVIGKITDIDHIVKEHSLLKLRSEYDQLTQIYNKSTFYEKVKNYIIDNKNDNCMLIFIDLDNFKSINDNLGHMVGDEVLKDTANKICDVFNGTDVIISRFGGDEFCVFKPSHSISFIKDKISILCNNLNATYIGNNTEITVSASIGVAFYPKHGDTLESLIHKSDIALYSSKENGKNQFTIYNKNLEIEC
- a CDS encoding mannose/fructose/sorbose PTS transporter subunit IID, coding for MSLTQALLIFLFASICGIGSASEEFQTHRPLVTATLIGIALGDIKTGVIIGAQVELIALGWMTIGVATPPDSTLSSIVAVILCVLGKQSIGVAIGIAIPLAVVGQMLFILQKGTIDVGIMHWAEKGVDKGELWKVTAAHFITAIPSALRMAIPAMLVALFADANILNSILNYVPEAITKGLQVSSGFLVVVGYAMILRILNVKEMIAFFLMGFLVMTFSQMTLVGLTFMGISLALIYLQISNMIEKASNKTRTKREQFIENEENIIKVKVTKKDLMRVFWRSQFYQISWNYERLQNLCYCYCMMPILKKLYRTKEELQKAVKVHLEYFNCQPFISNVILGANIAVEESMQEKVDQSGIVQIKIALAGPLAGIGDPIIWGIIRPVIAAVCAGISLSGNVAGPILFFIMINIVRLIIRYNGLMIAYREGTSIINKLKGAVPKYRSALVVLTYTVIGGLVAKWTIIKVPFVLYTLTQGSSLTSYTIQEQLDNIMPNILPLMLTFLIYWLLQKKVSPLICMVGLMIFGVIGYSIGILGI
- a CDS encoding PTS sugar transporter subunit IIB → MLKIVRLDDRLVHGQLINNWCTYEDVTEIIVVNKEVAENDIRKTFIELSVPEDIKIIFCDTLKALELYEEECEYEDVIMIFGNPFEVLKFIEGGGKIKSLNLGGMSFKKDKEKINTNLYLDDKEIEALKKISDSGVEIEIRILPTDKKTDFLNTLKARRR
- a CDS encoding PTS sugar transporter subunit IIA, whose product is MVGIIAISHGSYAKALINSVEMIYGKQEKIRTICLEVDKSIESLKDKIDRTIEELNVDEVLILVDILGGTPYNAACLFMDRKNVNIITGMNMPMILEIIPYMVQDLEKISSLAEHFGQNGVINIRQRYNDIQK
- a CDS encoding SIS domain-containing protein, translating into MRILGIQEDELKRIDGYHTALEMERQLELWEEGIETIKRNTDKIRAFLNKIEEVEGLKIYLVGAGSSAKAAAITENYLRRITKKEVISIASTTLIENEDSYILDNSPVLLVSLGGSGNTIEGLEAVEIFKKKGIELYQLLIICNGKGEIISKYGEDKNSLYIPIPPRTKDKSIAATGEFTLLIEYLLLIFDINNYDYYEDMFKNIIEDAGRFLKEDIYKAHAISNKIYDTVAALGTGALNPLASEMCLKISELSTGLQRTEFHSMLEFRHGPKLTMNSKCLISFFFSNDSHSIKYELDVLKECYSDKINSTIAAISMDYDEEIDKHCDYYFYFNKNNFKHKDDSHIVFQYSLYLQSFAILNAIRRGSKTDLICESGIVNKVAQGVVIYKR